One genomic region from Cucumis melo cultivar AY chromosome 9, USDA_Cmelo_AY_1.0, whole genome shotgun sequence encodes:
- the LOC103503374 gene encoding AP2/ERF and B3 domain-containing transcription factor RAV1-like: MEASSIDESTASDSTSISPVTPLLFHSSPSATAEAESRKLPSSRFKGVVPQPNGRWGAQIYEKHQRVWLGTFNEENDAAKAYDIAALRFRGRDAVTNFKPSLNHDHDHALEADFLNSHSKLEIVDMLRKHTYNEELQQSKRHQRGAMAVDSGSFPHYSGSGSGSDSKREVLFEKTVTPSDVGKLNRLVIPKQHAEKNFPMEEGVVSGKGMLLNFEDMGGKVWRFRYSYWNSSQSYVLTKGWSRFVKDNTLRAGDVVRFLRSTGPDKQLYIHANPINAPGIKPVHVVKLFGVNILQLPVGKTEGAFLELQQPTKKQRVIKPL; the protein is encoded by the coding sequence atggaAGCAAGCTCTATAGACGAAAGCACCGCCAGTGACTCCACCTCCATTTCTCCCGTCACCCCATTACTCTTCCACTCATCGCCGTCGGCTACGGCGGAAGCAGAATCCCGTAAACTTCCATCTTCCCGTTTCAAAGGAGTTGTCCCTCAGCCCAACGGCCGATGGGGTGCTCAGATTTACGAGAAACACCAAAGAGTGTGGCTCGGCACTTTCAACGAAGAAAACGACGCCGCCAAGGCTTACGACATCGCCGCCCTCCGCTTCCGTGGACGCGATGCTGTCACCAACTTCAAACCCTCCCTCAACCACGACCACGACCACGCCCTCGAGGCCGACTTCCTCAACTCCCATTCAAAGTTGGAGATCGTGGACATGCTCCGTAAACATACCTACAATGAGGAGCTCCAACAGAGCAAGCGGCACCAGCGGGGGGCGATGGCAGTTGATTCGGGGTCGTTCCCCCATTACTCGGGGTCGGGGTCGGGGTCGGATTCAAAGAGAGAAGTGCTGTTTGAGAAAACGGTGACGCCAAGTGACGTGGGGAAGTTGAACCGGCTGGTGATTCCGAAGCAACACGCGGAGAAGAATTTCCCTATGGAAGAGGGAGTGGTTTCGGGGAAGGGAATGCTTTTGAATTTTGAGGATATGGGAGGGAAGGTTTGGCGGTTCCGGTACTCGTATTGGAACAGCAGCCAGAGCTATGTGTTGACCAAAGGATGGAGCAGATTCGTCAAAGATAACACTCTCAGAGCTGGAGATGTGGTTCGGTTTCTCCGCTCTACTGGACCAGATAAGCAGCTTTACATTCATGCTAACCCAATCAATGCACCGGGAATTAAACCAGTTCATGTTGTGAAGCTTTTTGGAGTCAATATTTTGCAACTGCCGGTGGGGAAGACAGAAGGGGCATTCTTGGAATTACAACAACCTACCAAGAAGCAAAGAGTAATCAAACCTTTGTAA